The genomic region GAACCATGCTGTGCTGAAATATCTGTCATGTCGTCCTCCTGAGGAACAGGAGGGGAGGGTGCTCCGGCCGGCTTCGGCTTCCGCCGCCCTCCGCGCACCCTGAGAACTCGACTCCCTTGCGCCGGTACTAACCGGATCAGGTTCGAGGGTCTGCGGCTGTCCGCACTCTCAGCGCCCACCAATGGTTTCCCCGGATTTTTCCGGCGATGCCCGACGGCGGCGCTCCCCTGTCGTATCTAAAATCGCCCTTGTGGGCGTTGCCAAGTTTACACCCGGACCGCCGGGTTTTCAGCGGTGTGCTGTCATAATGCGGACCGGGTGCTGAAGGTCCCCGCGGCCGGAACCGCCCCTCTTGGTAAAGTCGACGTGTCGGACACCCGGACCCGCCAGCGGCGGCCTCGTCACCCATCGGAAAGCTGGATCATTTTGACGCACGCACCAGCCACGCCAGACCCCTCCGGGGAATACGACCCCGACTCGAGCGAGCCGCAGCCGCCGGGATCACTGGCGGCCCTCATCGGCCGCGTGCTGGCCGAAATGGAGTCCCTCCAGTTCGCATCCTTCGGCAAGGACGACGCCCTGGACCTCGGGCTCCTCCTGGTCGAGCTGGGCCGGCAACGCTCGCTGCCCATCGCCGTCGACATCACCAAAGGCGAACAGGTGCTCTTCCACGCGGCCCTGGCCGGCGCCACACCGGACAACGAACGCTGGATCAACGCGAAGAAGCGCACAGCCCAGCGGTACGAGGTCCCCTCCCTGCTGGTGGGTCTCCGGGCCCGCGCGGCCGGCGGGAGGATGGAGGACAACGCCTGGTGGGACCAGAGCGAGTTCGCCGCCCACGGCGGGGCGTTCCCCATCTACCTGCGCGGCACGGGGGCCATTGCGGTGGTCACCGTTTCCGGGCTGCCCCAGAAGGCGGACCACGATCTCGTCGTCGAGGCTCTGCGGACGGTCCTCACCCCGGAGGGTTAGTCCCCGGTTCCGCCGCCCGCGCGCGGCGTTCGCCGGGCCAGCCGGAGCAGCGCAATCCCCACGGCCAGGAACCAGGCCCACATCAGGAGCCCGTACGCCAGGTAGAACGACGGAACGGCCTGCCGGAGCGCCTCGGCAATCACCCCCGCTGTTCCCGTGGCCACTCCCAGCCACGCCACCGCGCGGGGCAGCACTCCCTTGAGCATGACCAGTGAGATCAGCAGGATGCCGAGTGCGGACAGGACGCCGACGACGGCGGGGGTGTTGTTCTCGGCGATCACCGTCTCCGCCGCGGTGGCATACCGGAGCCGGGCGGCGGCGTCGTAAGCGGCAGTGCCGGACGCCGCGGCGTACCGGTCGCTGAGGTAGACCAGGATCAGCGATCCCCGGCTCGTGACGGGAACGGCGAGGAACATCGCCCACGGCAACGCGCCAACCACCGTGGCCAGCAGGGCCAGACTCTTATTGACCGGGGCGAGCGCCACAAAGAGGGTCACGAACACCAGCACCGGAAGAATGTTGGACACCGTCCACAGGAGCTGTTCGGCGACATAGATCCCCTTGTTCCTGGCGATGAACTCCAGCGTTTCGGCACCACCGTGGACCGGCGGCGGGGCAAGGAAGTCAAGGAGCAGGGCCAGAACCAGCAACCCAATGAACACCACGGCGGAGATGCCCGCCCAGAAGTACAGCTGGCGCCAGCTCTGGCCATCCGTCGCGGCGCCCCGGACAGGGCCGAGCGGGCGGGTGCGGGGCTGGTCCATGCTTGAAAGTACGTCCGGCGGACGCCGCGGGACAGGGGCGTTGGCCCTGTCTGGACCGCCGGGCAAGGAACGCTAGGCTAGGGACAGTCCTGTTTCCTCCCGCAAGGAGTCACGAAGAATGAACCTCTTCATCAAACTGTTCGGCGCCGGCGTGAGCCTGCTGGCCGGCTATGTCGGCACCAAACTCGTTGACACCGTCTGGGAGAAGTCCACGGGCAACAAGCCGCCCAAGGACCACGACGACGACGTCCCCACCACGCTGCGCTCGGCATTGACCTTTGCGCTGATCTCGGCATCCGTCAGCGCCATCATCCAGGTGCTCGCCAACCGCGGCACCCAGCGCGCGATCACCCGCTTCGCCAAGAACCAGGACATCGTCTAGCCGGGGCGTTTCAAGGACGTTCACTGGGTCGGATCGACGAGCAGCTTTCTGATCTCGGTAAGCTTGGCTTCGGATTTTTCGAGCCGCAGGCGGAGCCCCTCGACCGTCGCGCTGGTGTCGGCCGGCTCAACGGCCGGTGCCGGTCCCTTCTTGGTGGGAGACAGGAAGAAGTTGGCCAAGTAACCGGTGAATGTGCCGAAGATGCCGACGCCGATGACGATGATGCCTGAACCGATGGCACGGCCCGCATCGGTGACCGGATACTGGTCACCGTATCCAACTGTCGAGATGGTGACGATCGTGTACCAGAGGGCGTCCGAGGCGGTCGTGATGTTGGCCCCTGGGGCGCCCTGTTCAACGCGGAGCATCGAGAGGCTTCCGAATTCCAGCACGAAAATGCCCATGAGCAGCAGTATGTACAGTGAACTGCCGGCCCGGTCCTTGCTCAGCGCGCGGCCGATCGTGCGGATTCCGACATCGCGGAGCAAGCGGTACACCCGGATCAGCCGGAAGATGCGCAGGATCTTGAATTGCTCGAAAGGCATGCTGGCCAAGAGGTCGGCCCAGCCAAAGTGCTTGAAGAAATAGGCGCCCGGCGACGGCGCGGTGACGATCCGGTAGATGAAGTCGGTAAGGAAGATTACGCTGAAAACGGCGTTCATCACGGTGAGCACAGTGTCGAGCGATTTCTCCTGCACGACATACAAGAGCATGATGTTGACGATCGACAGGATCGAAAGGATACCGATGAAGATCTCGTATCCGATGCTCTTCAGTTCACTGCGTTCCTTGGTCATGTGAGGATTCTGGCACGTAAGCATCCGCGGAACCGACATTTTTTTCGCCCGGGCCCGACGGTGGCCGCCGGCTCATCGGCGGGCGTCGCCGTCCGCTCCGTGCTTGCCGGCCGCCTGCTGGGCGGCCTTCTGGACCACGGCTTCGAGTTCGTCGGCGCTGAGCAGCTCCGGGTGCAGGTGCTTGGTCCGGTAGCCGGCCCGGCCCACCATGTGGGCCGAGACGGGCACGGTCAGCAACTGGAAGAGCCAGGCCACCACCAGGACCGGCCACACCCACCATGAGCGCATCTGCAGGCCGAGGGCCGCCAGCAGCAGGAACAGGCCAAGGACCTGCGGCTTGGTGGCGGCGTGCATCCTGCTCATGAGGTCCGGGAAGCGCAGCAGCCCGACGGCGGCGGCGAGGGACATCAGCGCGCCGACAATCATGAACACGGCGGAGACGGCGTCGATCACTGTTTCAGGATTCACGGACGTTCTCCCTCCGGTCGGCCACGAACCGGGCCACGGTGACCGAGCCGACGAAGCCGATGAGCGAAATCGCCACCAGCAGCATCAGGTTGTTAAGGTGCCGGTTGGCGGCCATGTCGATGCACAGGGCCGCCCCGAAGATGGCCAGCAGCACGTCGGCGGCGAGCACCCGGTCCAGCAGCGAGGGCCCCCGCGCGATCCGCACGATCGCCCCCGCGGCGGCCAGGGAAAGTACGACGGCGGTCACCGTCAGGACAACCTGCATCATGCGGCGATCTCCTGGGTAAGGGCGGACAGTTCCTCTTTGGTCCCCATGATCCTGATCAGCCCGGCCTCGGTGTCACGGACCTCCTTGCGCAGCTTGGCCGCGTCGTCCGCGTCGCGGACGTTGATGCCGTGGATGTAGAGGGTGGACGTGGACCTGTCCACCTCCACCACGAGAGACCCCGGAATCAGCGAGATCACGTGCCCGGTGGCCGTCACCAGGAGGTCGGAATGGCTCCGCAGCGGCACGGCGACGATTGCGCTGACCACGCGCGGCCCGCGGGCCACGGCGAGGTACAGGACCTGGAAGCTCGCCGCGACAACCTTGCCGAGGAAGACGATGGCGAAGGGGACGGCGCGGAGCACGTTGAAGCGGCCGCCGAGCTCCACCGGGGGCAGATAGAAAACGCGTGCCACGAGCACGGCGATGAGCGCCCCGAAGAGGAGATTGCCGGGGCTGAAGTTCTGCCACAGGGCGCCCCAGACGAAGACCAGCCACACCAGCAGCGGCAGTTCCTGACGCAGGGAGATCCTTTTCCGGTTCATTTCCCGCCGCCCTGCTGCTGGTCCGGCCGGGCCGACTGAGGCACTGGCGGCACCGGCGCGTCCTCGCCAAGCACAGCCTGGATGTACGAGGACCTGTCCAGCATCTCCTGCGCGGACTGGTCGGCCACCTTGAACAACGGCCCGGCAAAGACCGTCAGGGCCACGCCAAAGACCACCAGGCCCAGGGTGGAGCCCACCATGGTGCGGGGCAGCAGGGTCACGTTCGTCTTCCCGGCCCGGTTACCGGTGGCGGAGTCTTCCGGAGCAGCCAGGAGCACCGGATCGGGGTGTTCGGCGTCCTCGGGTTTCCGCCAGAATGCCCTGTTCCAGACCCTCGCGATGGCCAGCAGTGTCAGCAGGCTGGTCAGCACCCCGCCGATCACCAGGGCGTAGGCCAGCGGGGTCCCGAGCTCGACGCCCGCCTGCAGGAGTCCCAGCTTGCCCAGGAATCCGGAGAACGGCGGGATGCCGGCCAGGTTCATGGCGGGAATGAAGAACAGCACTCCCAGAACCGGGGACAGCTTGGCCAGTCCGGCCACGCGGTCAATGGACGAGCTGCCGCCCCGGCGTTCAATCAGGCCGGTCACCAGGAACAGGCTGGTCTGGATGGTGATGTGGTGCGCCACGTAGAAGACCGCGGCGCCCAGGCCGGCCACCGTGGACATGGCCAGGCCGAACACCATGTAGCCGATATGGCTGACCAGGGTGAAGGACAGGAGACGCTTGATGTCGCTTTGGGCCAGGGCGCCGAGGATTCCCACCACCATGGTCAGCAGCGCCGCAACCATGAGCGGGGCATTGAGCGCATCCCCCGGGAACAGCAGCGTCTCGGTGCGGACCATCGCGTAGACGCCCACCTTGGTCAGCAACCCGGCGAACACCGCGGTGACCGGGGCCGGCGCTGTGGGGTAGGAGTCAGGGAGCCAGAAGGACAGCGGGAAGACGGCGGCCTTGATGCCGAAGGCCACCAGCAGCATGACGTGCAGCAGCGTCCGGGTGCCCTGGTCGAGGTCCCCGAGCTTGATGGCCAGATCCGCCATGTTGATGGTTCCGGTGGCGCCGTAGATCATGGCGATCGCGATCAGGAACAGCACCGAGGAGACGACCGAGACCACCACGTAGGTCACGCCGGCCCGGATGCGCGGTCCCGTCCCGCCGAGGGTGATCAGCACGTAGCTGGCCGTCAGCAGGATCTCAAAGCCGACGTAGAGGTTGAAGAGGTCCCCGGACAGGAAGGCGTTGGACACCCCGGCGACGAGGATCAGGTAGGTCGGGTGGAAGATCGAGACCGGCGCGTCGCGGTCGCCGTCGGCCATGCCCTGGCCCGTCGCGTAGATCAGCACGGCGAGGCTCACGGCCGAGGACACCACGAGCATGAGCGAGGAGAACTGGTCCACCACCAGCACGATCCCCCAGGGCGGCATCCAGCCGCCGAGGTTCACCGCAGCCGTCCCGCCTTCCCAGACAGAAGCCAGCAGCCAGCATTCCAGGAGCAGGGTCAGGGTCAGGAGGGTGATGCTGACGGCCCGCTGGGCCCGGGGGTTGCGGATCAGCAGGAACGTCAGGGCGGCGCCCAGGATGGGGAGTACGACGGCGAGCGGGGCAAAGCTGGCAATGTTCACTTTCCGCCTCCTTCCGGGCTGGGGTCGACGTTCAGGGAGCCGGGCTGTTCTTCGGACGCGGCTTTTTCGGCCCGCACGGGGCGGTCGCCGGACATGACGGCGGCAGTGCCGCCGTCATTGGCGGAACCGCCGTCTTTGGCGGAACCGGCGGCGCCGATCAGGGACAGCGGGAACTCGGAGGTTTCGACCGGAATCACGGAGTCGTCCTCGGCATCGAAGCTGGGCGTTTCCGCGACGCGCCGGTCCTCGGCGTCATCCTGGATTTCATCCTGGCGGGCCAGGACCCAGGTCCGGTAGATGATGCCGAGCATGAACGCCGTGACGGCGAAGGAGATCACGATCGAGGTCAGGATCAGGGCCTGCGGCAGGGGGTCGTTGTAGTCCCCCGCCGGGACGTCCTTGTCGAAGATCGGCGCCAGCCCGGCGTACCCGCCGGTGGCGAGGATCAGCAGGTTGGTGGCGTTAGCCAGCAGCATGAGGCCCAGCAGGACCCTGGTGAGGCTGCGTTCGAGGATCAGGTAGATGCCGCAGGCGTAGAGGGCCCCCATGACCATCAGCAGGGTCAGATTGACGCTCATGTGGTTCCCCTGGCAGTTGTTTCCGCGTCGGCGGCCTGGGCGGAGACTCCGCCGGCCGCCCCGTCGTTGGACAGTTCGTCGTTGGACAGTTCGCCGCGGGACAGTCCGTCGCGGGACAGTCCGTCGCTGGACAGTTTCTGGTCGGACAGTCCGCCGTCGGACGCCTCGTCCTCGGCCGGCTCGGGTGCTTCCTCGAAGTGCTCGTCGATTTCCGCACCCAGGCTGCGCAGCACGTCCAGGGCCAGCCCGACCACCACGATGTACACGCCGATGTCGAAGATGGTGGAGGTGACGAACTTGATGTCGCCGAAGACGGGCAGCCACACTTCCACGATGGCGCTCTGGAACACTTGGCCGCCCAGCAGCAGCGGGGTCATGCCGGCGGCTGCGGCCGTGGCCAGGCCGATTCCCAGCAGGGTGCCGGCGCCGACGGGAGTGGCTTCGCGCAGTTCGAAGCGGCCTCCGGCGAGGTATCGGATGGTCAGCGCCAGGCCGGCGGTAAGGCCTCCGGCGAAGCCGCCCCCGGGCAGGTTGTGGCCGGCCAGGAGCAGATAGATGGAGAACACGATCATCGAGTGGAAGATCAGGCGGGTGACCACCTCAAAGATGATCGAGCGGCGCTCGGGCGCCAGGGTCCGGCCGGCCACGAGCCAGGCGTCCCGCGTGGCGGCGGCGAACCGCCGGTTCATTGCCAGGGCGGCATCGTCCCGGGTGCTGCCTCTGGCCCCCGTCCGCCGCCCGACTGTCCCTTCCGCGACGTTCGCGGAAGTCCGGATGCGGTCACCGCGGCCCCGGACGAAGATGAGGCTCGCCACGCCGGTGGCGGCCAGGGCCAGGACGGAGATCTCACCGAAAGTATCCCAGGCACGGATGTCCACCAGGGTCACGTTGACGACATTGAGGCCGCCGCCGCCCTCGTAGGCCAGCTGCGGGAACTGCAGGGAGACCGGCGCGGCCACGCGGGCGCCGAGTGCGTGGATGGCCACGAAAATCATGGTGACGCCGAACGACAGGCCGATCACCACGCGGATGACCCGGTATTTCCCGCCGGTTCTGTCCCGCAGCCCCGCGGGAAGGCTCCGCATGGCCAGCACGAAGGCCACCAGGATGATGGTTTCCACCAGCATCTGGGTCAGGGCCAGGTCCGGGGCCCCCTGCAGCGCGAACAGCAGGGCGATCCCGTAGCCGGTGACGGAGACCATCAGGACGGCCAGGAATCGCTTGTTGGCCCGGACTGCGGCCAGCGCGCCGATCACGATTCCGGCGCCGGCCACAAGCTGCAGCGGCGAGCCGGGATCGACGACATAGAGCCCGGGCGGCAGCGGTTTGTTGGCCAGGAGCAGCGCCGTCAGAGGCAGGACGAACGCCACGGTCAGGATGACGGACAGGTAGAAGAACAGTGAGCCTCGCTGGGTCCGGCCGGTGACCCAGACCGCTGTGTCGTCCAAGGCGCCGATCGTCTGCTGGTAGGCGCGGTCCGCGTCGATCCAGCCCGGCACCCGTGCCTGCAGCCGGGCCACGGCGTTGCGGCCGTAGTACATGGCCAGGCCCAGGGCGAAGGTCACCGCGGTCAGCCCCAGGGCCGGGGTGATGCCGTGCCACAGCGCCAGGTGCCCGGGGGCGGAGGCGGACCCGTCCACGAAGAGCTCCGCATAGGGCTGGATCCAGCCGTCAACGGGGGCCGGCCACAGTCCGTAAATGATCGTCAGGAGGCTCAGGACCGCCGGCGCGGCAAGGAAGGCAGGCTTGATCGGCTTGAAGGCTGTGGGCGAGACGCCGGGCTTCACGGCAAAGGCGCCCCACATGAACCGGGCGCTGTAGGCGAAAGTCAGGACCGAGCCCACCACCACGCCGGCCAGGAGCCAGGGCCCGGTCCCGGACGCCGAGGTGTAGTGGATGAAGGCCTCGAACACCGATTCCTTGGCGACGAACCCGGCCAGCGGCGGAATGCCCGCCATCGAGGCGGCGCCGATCGCCGCCACGATCGCCAGTGCCCGGGCCGAGCCGTAGACGCCGGAGAGCTCGCGGATGTCCCGGGTCCCGGCCTGGTGGTCGATGATGCCCACCACCAGGAAGAGCGTGGCCTTGAACAGCCCGTGTGCCAGGAGCAGGGCGAGCCCGGCGAGCGCCGCGTCGGGTGTGCCGAGGCCCACCACCATGGTCAGGAAGCCCAGCTGGCTCACGGTGCCGTAGGCGAGGATGAGCTTGATGTCGGTTTGCCGCAGGGCCCGGTAGCCGCCTACCAGCATGGTGGCCAGGCCCAGGCCAAGGACGATCGGCAGCCACGGCGGGGTCGCGGCGAACCCGGGGGCCAGGCGGGCCACGAGGTAGATCCCGGCCTTCACCATGGCCGCCGCGTGCAGGTAGGCGCTCACGGGAGTGGGGGCGGCCATCGCACCGGGGAGCCAGAAGTGGAACGGAACCAGGGCGGATTTGGTGATCGCACCGATCAGGATAAGAACGACGGCGGCGCTCACCGCTCCGCCCGCCGGGCCGGTGACGAGCGCGGGGGCCTGGTCCAGGATGGCCTGGATCCGGTAGGTCCCGGCGGTTGAACCGAGGATGATGAGCCCCACGAGCATGGCGAGCCCGCCGGCTGTGGTGACCACGAGGGCCTGCAGCGCCGAACGCCGCGCGGACAGCCGGGTGCGGGCGTAGCCGATCAGCAGGTAGGACAGCACCGTGGTCAGTTCCCAGAAGACGAACATCAGCAGGAGGTCATCGGCGGTGACGAGCCCGAACATCGCGCCGGCGAACGCCAGGAGCTGGGCCCCGAAGCCGCCGAGGTAGTCGTCCTTGTTCTTGAAATACCGGGCGCAATACACCAGTACCAGCGCGCCCACCCCCAGCACCAGCAGGGACATGACCCAGGCCAGGGCATCCATCCGGAACGCGAGTTCGAGCTGCAGTCCGGGGACCCACGGCAGTACTTCGGTGATCGCCCCGGCATCCGAATTGGCTGAGTCCGAATAGATGGCGCCGTGCTGCAGGATCAGCCAGATAAAGGAGGCCGCGGGGACCGCGGCCAGGGCGTAGAACGAATTCCTGCCAAACTTTCGGAACAGCAGCGGGGCCACAGCAGCCACCGCAAAGTGCACGGCAAGGACTGTGATCACTGGTATCTCCGCAACGTCAGAAATTCGATTGTCAGCAAGTTGGAGCAGGCGGGTCATTTGTTAGGTTCGGTGCGGACAGTTTACCAAGCGTGTACAAATTCTTTTGGCTTGGACACCGGGCGCTGGACAATTCGTAGCAAAACCGAAACCGGAGCTAAACAAGCAGCGGAACAGGAAGCTAAACAGGCAGCTCAACAAAGAGCGGCAAGAACCCGCCGGAGACTCTCCGCGGGTGACCCGCAGCGGGCACCCCTGGCGGCTACCATTCAGGCTATGAACACTGCCGCCGCCCCTGAGGCCATGCGACCGTCGTCCGAGCTGGAATCGGGAAGTCCCGTTTCGCACAAGGGCCGGATCCTCGCGTGGGCGTCATGGGACTGGGGTTCGGCAGCCTTCAATGCCGTCATGACAACGTTCGTTTTCACCGTCTATCTGACCTCCAAGGCGTTTGGCGGCGAGGACCAGGCCTCGGCGGTCCTCGGCGCGGCGCTGGCCGCTGCCGGCCTGGCCATCGCCTTCCTGGCCCCCGTCACCGGGCAGCGGTCGGACAGCGGCGGCAGGCGCAAGCTGTGGCTGGGGGTCAACACGGCCGCCGTCGCGCTCCTGACTGGGCTGTGCTTCTTTGTTTTCCCGCGGCCGGAATTCCTGCTCCTCGGTGTCACGCTGATTGCGCTCGGCAACGTCTTCTTCGAATTCGCCGGGGTCAACTACAACGCCATGCTCGCCCAGATTTCCACGCCGCGGAACATCGGCAAGGTCAGCGGCTTCGGCTGGGGAATGGGGTACCTCGGCGGCATCGTGGCGCTGCTGATTGTGCTGCAGCTCTTTGTCCAGCCCAGCGTCGACTGGTTCGGCGCCTCCACGGCGGACAGCCTCAACATCCGGCTGGTGGCGGTGTTTTCGGCCTTGTGGTTCTTCATCTTCGCCCTGCCCGTGCTCTTCGCCGTGCCCGAGCTGCCACGCGCGGCCGGCGGCGCGCGCCCGGGCTTCTTCGCCTCCTACGGCCTGCTGGTCCGGCGCATCAAGGCGATCTACCGGACCAGTCCGCACACCATCTACTTCCTGCTCGCGAGCGCGATCTTCCGGGACGGGCTGGCCGCGGTATTCACTTTCGGAGGCGTGATTGCGGCCGGAACCTTTGGCTTCGAGCTCAAGGACGTCATCTTCTTCGCGATCTTCGGAAACGTCGTGGCCGCCGTCGGGGCCATTCTGGGCGGCTTCTTCGATGACAGGATCGGGCCCAAGGCCGTCATTGTCGCGTCCCTGGCCGGCCTGCTGCTCGCGGGCACGGCGATCCTGGTGCTCGGCAACGGAAGCTACGAATTCTTCGGCAGGGCCTGGGCCGGGACCAGCACGTTCTGGACCTTCGGCCTGCTGCTCTGCCTCTTCGTGGGCCCGGCCCAGTCCTCCTCCCGCGCGTATCTCGCCCGGCTCGCCCCGCACGGCGAATCCGGCGAGCTGTTCGGCCTTTACGCCACCACGGGCCGGGCCGTGAGCTTTCTCGCCCCGGCTCTTTTCACGCTCTGTATCGCCGTCGCCACCCCCTTTGTGGCCAGTGGAGAGGCCCAGCGCTGGGGCATCTTGGGCATCATGGTGGTGCTGCTGGCGGGCCTGCTGGTCCTCCTGCCGGTCAAGGCCCCGGACGAGACCGACATCGCGGTTGTCCCCGTGGCCTGAGTCGTCCGAAAATCCCGTTCCCGCACTAGGCTGAGGATATGAACGTGGATGAGACGGACCTCCCCGGCCTCGGCCGGCGCAAGGACTTCATGACTGCATCGGGACGCCGGATCGGCGTGGTCGAATACCGGGAAGGCCAGACGGAACTAATCGTCTCGACCTGGGACGATCCTGACACCTGCCAGGCCTCAGTACCGCTGACCGCGGACGAGGCCGCCGCCCTGGGGAATCTCCTGGGCGGCCAGCGCCTGGCCATGCAGCTCTCCGAGGAGCACCGGGAAATCCCCGGCATCGTCACCCGCCAGTTTTCGATCAGCGCCGAGTCGCCCTTCCAGAACCAGCCGATGGGCAAAGCGAGCATCCGGACCCGCAGCGGGGTCTCAATCGTGGCCATCATGCGCGAAGGCGAGGTCCTCCCCTCGCCGGGACCCGACGTCGTGCTCCACCCCGGTGACCTCCTCATTGCAGTCGGAACGCAAGAAGGCCTGGACACAGCGGCCGGCATCCTGCGCAACGGATAAGCGGCATGGATCCGCTCGCGCTGACCCTCATCGAGCTGGGGGCCGTCGTCTTCTGTCTCGGCCTGCTGGCCAGACTGGCGGGGCGGATCGGGATGTCCCCCATTCCGCTGTACTTGGTGGGCGGGCTGTTCTTCGGGGCCGGAGGCCTCATCAAGCTCGAAGGCATGCACGAGTTCGCGCATCTTTCCGGCGAGATCGGTGTAATTCTCCTGCTGCTTATGCTCGGACTGGAATATACGGCGGCCGAGCTCGTCACCGGACTGCGGCGGTCCTGGCAGGCCGGCGTCCTGGATATGCTGCTCAATTTCCTGCCCGGCGCGGGGCTAGCGCTGTTGCTGGGGTGGGGC from Arthrobacter sp. NicSoilB8 harbors:
- a CDS encoding ion transporter, producing the protein MTKERSELKSIGYEIFIGILSILSIVNIMLLYVVQEKSLDTVLTVMNAVFSVIFLTDFIYRIVTAPSPGAYFFKHFGWADLLASMPFEQFKILRIFRLIRVYRLLRDVGIRTIGRALSKDRAGSSLYILLLMGIFVLEFGSLSMLRVEQGAPGANITTASDALWYTIVTISTVGYGDQYPVTDAGRAIGSGIIVIGVGIFGTFTGYLANFFLSPTKKGPAPAVEPADTSATVEGLRLRLEKSEAKLTEIRKLLVDPTQ
- a CDS encoding Na+/H+ antiporter subunit A — protein: MITVLAVHFAVAAVAPLLFRKFGRNSFYALAAVPAASFIWLILQHGAIYSDSANSDAGAITEVLPWVPGLQLELAFRMDALAWVMSLLVLGVGALVLVYCARYFKNKDDYLGGFGAQLLAFAGAMFGLVTADDLLLMFVFWELTTVLSYLLIGYARTRLSARRSALQALVVTTAGGLAMLVGLIILGSTAGTYRIQAILDQAPALVTGPAGGAVSAAVVLILIGAITKSALVPFHFWLPGAMAAPTPVSAYLHAAAMVKAGIYLVARLAPGFAATPPWLPIVLGLGLATMLVGGYRALRQTDIKLILAYGTVSQLGFLTMVVGLGTPDAALAGLALLLAHGLFKATLFLVVGIIDHQAGTRDIRELSGVYGSARALAIVAAIGAASMAGIPPLAGFVAKESVFEAFIHYTSASGTGPWLLAGVVVGSVLTFAYSARFMWGAFAVKPGVSPTAFKPIKPAFLAAPAVLSLLTIIYGLWPAPVDGWIQPYAELFVDGSASAPGHLALWHGITPALGLTAVTFALGLAMYYGRNAVARLQARVPGWIDADRAYQQTIGALDDTAVWVTGRTQRGSLFFYLSVILTVAFVLPLTALLLANKPLPPGLYVVDPGSPLQLVAGAGIVIGALAAVRANKRFLAVLMVSVTGYGIALLFALQGAPDLALTQMLVETIILVAFVLAMRSLPAGLRDRTGGKYRVIRVVIGLSFGVTMIFVAIHALGARVAAPVSLQFPQLAYEGGGGLNVVNVTLVDIRAWDTFGEISVLALAATGVASLIFVRGRGDRIRTSANVAEGTVGRRTGARGSTRDDAALAMNRRFAAATRDAWLVAGRTLAPERRSIIFEVVTRLIFHSMIVFSIYLLLAGHNLPGGGFAGGLTAGLALTIRYLAGGRFELREATPVGAGTLLGIGLATAAAAGMTPLLLGGQVFQSAIVEVWLPVFGDIKFVTSTIFDIGVYIVVVGLALDVLRSLGAEIDEHFEEAPEPAEDEASDGGLSDQKLSSDGLSRDGLSRGELSNDELSNDGAAGGVSAQAADAETTARGTT
- a CDS encoding DUF4235 domain-containing protein: MNLFIKLFGAGVSLLAGYVGTKLVDTVWEKSTGNKPPKDHDDDVPTTLRSALTFALISASVSAIIQVLANRGTQRAITRFAKNQDIV
- a CDS encoding Na(+)/H(+) antiporter subunit C, coding for MSVNLTLLMVMGALYACGIYLILERSLTRVLLGLMLLANATNLLILATGGYAGLAPIFDKDVPAGDYNDPLPQALILTSIVISFAVTAFMLGIIYRTWVLARQDEIQDDAEDRRVAETPSFDAEDDSVIPVETSEFPLSLIGAAGSAKDGGSANDGGTAAVMSGDRPVRAEKAASEEQPGSLNVDPSPEGGGK
- a CDS encoding Na+/H+ antiporter subunit D, with translation MNIASFAPLAVVLPILGAALTFLLIRNPRAQRAVSITLLTLTLLLECWLLASVWEGGTAAVNLGGWMPPWGIVLVVDQFSSLMLVVSSAVSLAVLIYATGQGMADGDRDAPVSIFHPTYLILVAGVSNAFLSGDLFNLYVGFEILLTASYVLITLGGTGPRIRAGVTYVVVSVVSSVLFLIAIAMIYGATGTINMADLAIKLGDLDQGTRTLLHVMLLVAFGIKAAVFPLSFWLPDSYPTAPAPVTAVFAGLLTKVGVYAMVRTETLLFPGDALNAPLMVAALLTMVVGILGALAQSDIKRLLSFTLVSHIGYMVFGLAMSTVAGLGAAVFYVAHHITIQTSLFLVTGLIERRGGSSSIDRVAGLAKLSPVLGVLFFIPAMNLAGIPPFSGFLGKLGLLQAGVELGTPLAYALVIGGVLTSLLTLLAIARVWNRAFWRKPEDAEHPDPVLLAAPEDSATGNRAGKTNVTLLPRTMVGSTLGLVVFGVALTVFAGPLFKVADQSAQEMLDRSSYIQAVLGEDAPVPPVPQSARPDQQQGGGK
- the mnhG gene encoding monovalent cation/H(+) antiporter subunit G encodes the protein MIVGALMSLAAAVGLLRFPDLMSRMHAATKPQVLGLFLLLAALGLQMRSWWVWPVLVVAWLFQLLTVPVSAHMVGRAGYRTKHLHPELLSADELEAVVQKAAQQAAGKHGADGDARR
- a CDS encoding DUF4386 family protein, which encodes MDQPRTRPLGPVRGAATDGQSWRQLYFWAGISAVVFIGLLVLALLLDFLAPPPVHGGAETLEFIARNKGIYVAEQLLWTVSNILPVLVFVTLFVALAPVNKSLALLATVVGALPWAMFLAVPVTSRGSLILVYLSDRYAAASGTAAYDAAARLRYATAAETVIAENNTPAVVGVLSALGILLISLVMLKGVLPRAVAWLGVATGTAGVIAEALRQAVPSFYLAYGLLMWAWFLAVGIALLRLARRTPRAGGGTGD
- a CDS encoding Na+/H+ antiporter subunit E; amino-acid sequence: MNRKRISLRQELPLLVWLVFVWGALWQNFSPGNLLFGALIAVLVARVFYLPPVELGGRFNVLRAVPFAIVFLGKVVAASFQVLYLAVARGPRVVSAIVAVPLRSHSDLLVTATGHVISLIPGSLVVEVDRSTSTLYIHGINVRDADDAAKLRKEVRDTEAGLIRIMGTKEELSALTQEIAA
- a CDS encoding monovalent cation/H+ antiporter complex subunit F, with translation MMQVVLTVTAVVLSLAAAGAIVRIARGPSLLDRVLAADVLLAIFGAALCIDMAANRHLNNLMLLVAISLIGFVGSVTVARFVADRRENVRES
- a CDS encoding heme-degrading domain-containing protein; this translates as MTHAPATPDPSGEYDPDSSEPQPPGSLAALIGRVLAEMESLQFASFGKDDALDLGLLLVELGRQRSLPIAVDITKGEQVLFHAALAGATPDNERWINAKKRTAQRYEVPSLLVGLRARAAGGRMEDNAWWDQSEFAAHGGAFPIYLRGTGAIAVVTVSGLPQKADHDLVVEALRTVLTPEG